Proteins encoded within one genomic window of Humulus lupulus chromosome 1, drHumLupu1.1, whole genome shotgun sequence:
- the LOC133781648 gene encoding B3 domain-containing protein At1g05920-like, which yields MDVCHQFLIADFVDDGPSSKPSSNSNCRVKAKENLKRKRSTEGVAAGPYPPPPITPALSRIISNARGIITPDSDVDQESPVFIHQKMLFEADVSKQQGRLSMPISQIISDDFLNDDEKNKVERNEGMQVYIIQPNLDITSLVLKKWQYAKKNKASSHVSYVFIKNWLDVVKRNGLEKGHIVQLWFFRDINENACFTLVNLSNGST from the coding sequence ATGGATGTATGTCATCAGTTTCTTATTGCTGATTTTGTAGACGATGGGCCATCATCAAAGCCATCATCAAATTCTAATTGCAGAGTTAAAGCAAAAGAAAACCTGAAAAGAAAGAGATCCACCGAAGGTGTCGCTGCAGGACCATATCCACCGCCACCTATAACTCCGGCATTGAGTAGGATTATTAGTAATGCACGTGGTATTATTACTCCTGATTCTGATGTTGACCAAGAATCACCAGTCTTCATTCACCAAAAAATGCTTTTTGAAGCCGATGTTAGCAAACAACAGGGTCGACTTTCCATGCCAATAAGTCAAATAATCTCTGATGATTTTCTAAACGATGATGAGAAAAATAAAGTTGAACGAAATGAAGGAATGCAAGTTTACATTATTCAACCTAATTTGGATATAACAAGCCTCGTACTTAAAAAGTGGCAATACgcaaagaaaaataaagcatctTCTCATGTTTCTTATGTATTTATCAAGAATTGGCTCGAtgttgtcaaaaggaatggaCTAGAAAAAGGTCATATTGTTCAGCTTTGGTTTTTTAGAGATATCAATGAGAATGCCTGTTTTACATTGGTCAACCTAAGCAACGGCTCCACttag